In Actinomadura citrea, a single window of DNA contains:
- a CDS encoding DUF4194 domain-containing protein, translated as MSEPDGADDGWSTGEEAGFIEPVPMEDDPTELFAGDTGTLEVDVRRVLVRLLQRRFLLAEKNPAQWRTLLENQQIIESRLHDLFVRLVVDHDRGIAYKQQVRSGELDVPILLKDDPYNRAETLVLVHLRTVFQRERGTGETSARVDIEELEQTVLTYFDPDDHNLARGQREIRNAVQRLVTEGLLAEESAGRYRITPLVEVVLSTEKLTELNQWLREQNEVAP; from the coding sequence ATGAGTGAACCGGACGGGGCGGACGACGGGTGGTCGACCGGCGAGGAGGCCGGCTTCATCGAGCCGGTCCCGATGGAGGACGACCCGACCGAACTGTTCGCCGGTGACACGGGCACGCTGGAGGTGGACGTGCGGCGGGTGCTGGTCCGGCTCCTGCAACGCAGGTTCCTGCTGGCCGAGAAGAACCCGGCACAGTGGCGCACGCTGCTGGAGAACCAGCAGATCATCGAGTCGCGGTTGCACGACCTGTTCGTCCGGCTCGTCGTCGACCACGACCGGGGCATCGCCTACAAGCAGCAGGTGCGGTCGGGGGAACTGGACGTCCCGATCCTGCTGAAGGACGACCCCTACAACCGCGCCGAGACCCTGGTGCTGGTCCACCTGCGGACCGTCTTCCAGCGGGAACGCGGCACGGGTGAGACGTCCGCGCGGGTCGACATCGAAGAGCTGGAACAGACCGTGCTGACCTACTTCGATCCAGACGACCACAACCTCGCCCGCGGCCAGCGCGAGATCCGCAACGCGGTGCAGCGGCTGGTCACCGAGGGCCTGCTCGCGGAGGAGTCCGCGGGCCGGTACCGGATCACGCCGCTGGTCGAGGTCGTGCTGAGCACCGAGAAGCTCACCGAGCTGAACCAGTGGC
- a CDS encoding DUF3375 domain-containing protein, whose translation MATQGVEGAYQGALRAFQNPMLDLLHRTYAPFVVTVLAMMFTPERSTVAVADAHAEIAGALDQLRAAGYGYEGDQPLPAGNARDLCRQWVHAGWLVRQVSDDVEVYRLSAHGVGALEVAGRVGGARTRVSESRVRTLLEAVERLALDADPDVMARMARLQTEIDQRRRELDRLERGGDVDTVDDDQLLEAAENVLHLARELPADFARVAESIKAMQRDVVADLRQDVRPTGEVLREYLERGRQIMDATPEGRAFAGALRLIGDPAQIDDLWNLLRTVLRHGFTELMPEPQRRELAEIARRIEQGVKEVLAAQRQASHVITTQVRNHDPMRDRQVDELLRDVMSGFHTWVPGSRRGTAVAPLRRLPVADVGQLRQTMSDPRPPQPPTPLREWDEAEDVPAADTRAWGGPQYAELRAHLTAFAGDADGVDVAAAFRAAAERIRRPVDLLGLLEIAHDFGMTDTAEVAVVDVVRPDRTRRRLAFGGVLAANPAPARAADERPGNDDE comes from the coding sequence ATGGCTACACAAGGGGTGGAGGGCGCATATCAGGGTGCGCTTCGGGCGTTCCAGAACCCGATGCTCGATCTGCTCCACCGGACCTATGCGCCGTTCGTGGTGACCGTGCTGGCGATGATGTTCACACCGGAGCGGTCGACGGTGGCGGTGGCGGACGCCCATGCGGAGATCGCCGGAGCCCTCGACCAGTTGCGGGCCGCGGGCTACGGCTACGAGGGCGACCAGCCCTTGCCCGCGGGGAACGCCCGTGATCTGTGCAGGCAGTGGGTGCACGCGGGCTGGCTGGTGCGGCAGGTCTCCGACGACGTCGAGGTGTACCGGCTGTCCGCGCACGGCGTCGGCGCGCTCGAAGTGGCGGGTCGGGTCGGCGGGGCACGGACCAGGGTGTCGGAGTCCCGGGTCCGGACGCTGCTGGAGGCGGTCGAGCGGCTCGCGCTGGACGCGGACCCGGACGTGATGGCCCGGATGGCGCGCCTCCAGACGGAGATCGATCAGCGTCGGCGAGAACTCGACCGGCTCGAACGGGGCGGCGACGTCGACACCGTCGACGACGACCAGTTGCTGGAGGCGGCCGAGAACGTGCTGCATCTGGCACGGGAGTTGCCCGCCGACTTCGCCCGCGTCGCCGAGTCGATCAAAGCCATGCAGCGAGACGTCGTCGCCGACCTGCGGCAGGATGTCCGGCCGACCGGGGAGGTGCTGCGCGAGTACCTGGAGCGCGGTCGGCAGATCATGGACGCGACACCGGAGGGCCGCGCGTTCGCCGGGGCGTTGCGCCTGATCGGCGACCCCGCGCAGATCGACGACCTGTGGAACCTGCTGCGCACCGTGCTGCGGCACGGGTTCACCGAGCTGATGCCGGAACCGCAGCGGCGGGAACTCGCCGAGATCGCACGCCGGATCGAGCAGGGCGTCAAGGAGGTGCTGGCCGCGCAACGGCAGGCGTCGCACGTCATCACCACCCAGGTGCGCAACCATGACCCGATGCGGGACCGCCAGGTGGACGAGTTGCTGCGGGACGTGATGTCCGGATTCCACACCTGGGTGCCCGGATCACGCCGCGGCACGGCCGTCGCCCCGCTGCGCCGCCTTCCGGTGGCCGACGTCGGGCAGTTGCGGCAGACGATGAGCGACCCGCGGCCGCCCCAGCCGCCCACGCCGCTGCGGGAATGGGACGAGGCGGAGGACGTGCCGGCCGCCGACACCCGGGCATGGGGCGGTCCGCAGTACGCCGAACTGCGCGCGCATCTGACGGCGTTCGCGGGCGACGCGGACGGCGTCGACGTCGCGGCCGCCTTCCGCGCGGCGGCCGAGCGGATACGGCGGCCGGTGGATCTGCTCGGCCTGCTGGAGATCGCGCATGACTTCGGAATGACCGACACGGCGGAGGTCGCGGTGGTCGACGTGGTCCGTCCCGACCGGACCCGGCGACGGCTCGCGTTCGGCGGCGTGCTGGCGGCGAACCCGGCGCCGGCCCGCGCCGCTGACGAGAGGCCGGGAAACGACGATGAGTGA
- a CDS encoding LysR substrate-binding domain-containing protein, with translation MDLRHLRYFVAVAEELHFGRAAERLNMAQPPLSQAIRQLEGDLGVELLHRTTRRVELTDAGRGYLTRARKIIGEVAEAAHEARRVAAGAVGHLAIGCVGSATYSLLPAISRGLSVELPGVDFSFRGEMLVPDQAAALRTGAIDLALLRPPIADLSLTVLPLRRDRLVVAVPADHPLAARREVRVTDLSDADLIVHSADRRSVMYDVVLGLLRDAGVEPRIRHEVGETSTLITLVAGGLGAAVVPEPVTALALDGVAFRPLARPAVHVDLALAHRTGRTEPHLARAVSVIRRIV, from the coding sequence ATGGATCTCCGTCACCTGCGGTACTTCGTCGCGGTCGCCGAGGAACTCCACTTCGGACGCGCCGCCGAGCGGCTCAACATGGCCCAGCCGCCGCTGTCGCAGGCGATCCGCCAGCTGGAGGGCGACCTCGGCGTGGAACTGCTCCACCGGACCACGCGCCGGGTCGAACTCACCGACGCGGGCCGCGGCTACCTGACCCGGGCCCGGAAGATCATCGGAGAGGTGGCCGAGGCCGCGCACGAGGCCCGCCGGGTCGCGGCCGGCGCGGTGGGCCATCTCGCGATCGGCTGCGTGGGCTCGGCGACCTACAGCCTGCTGCCGGCGATCTCCCGCGGCCTCTCCGTGGAGTTGCCCGGGGTGGATTTCTCCTTCCGCGGCGAGATGCTGGTGCCCGACCAGGCCGCGGCGCTGCGGACCGGCGCGATCGATCTGGCGCTGCTGCGACCGCCGATCGCCGATCTCTCGCTCACGGTCCTGCCGCTGCGCCGGGACCGGCTGGTCGTCGCCGTTCCCGCCGATCACCCCCTGGCCGCGCGGCGGGAGGTCAGGGTCACCGACCTGTCGGACGCCGACCTCATCGTGCACTCCGCGGACCGCCGATCCGTGATGTACGACGTGGTGCTCGGGCTTCTCCGCGACGCCGGTGTCGAGCCCCGGATCCGCCACGAGGTCGGCGAGACCTCCACTCTGATCACTCTCGTCGCGGGCGGGCTCGGTGCGGCCGTCGTCCCCGAGCCGGTGACGGCCCTGGCCCTCGACGGCGTCGCCTTCCGGCCGCTGGCACGGCCCGCGGTGCACGTCGACCTCGCGCTCGCGCACCGGACCGGCCGCACGGAGCCGCACCTGGCCCGCGCCGTTTCGGTCATCCGGCGCATCGTCTGA
- a CDS encoding thiolase family protein: protein MSSFLYSAVRTPFGRFNGALSGVRPDDLAAGVLTALLERAPGLDPAAVGEVVWGNANGAGEENRNVGRMAALLAGLPTSVPGTTVNRLCGSSLDAAMSGSRTIESGDAAVVVAGGVESMTRAPWVLPKPARGFPPGDLAAVSTTLGWRLVNPRMPEEWTVSLGEANERLGEKHAVSRERQDAFALRSHRLAAAAWDEGFYDDLVVPTGELERDEGVRADTSMEKLAGLGPSFRADGTITAGNASPLSDGAAALLLGSAAAADLIGLDPLARIAGRGAFALDPQDFGYAPVEAAERALARAGIGWDRVGAVELNEAFAVQSLVCVDAWGIDPEIVNTRGGAIAIGHPLGASGARVLGTLAKVLRERRERWGVAAICIGVGQGLAVVLENLDQRGTEAGA, encoded by the coding sequence ATGAGCTCCTTTCTGTACTCCGCCGTCCGTACACCGTTCGGGCGGTTCAACGGCGCGCTGTCGGGCGTTCGGCCGGACGACCTCGCGGCGGGTGTGCTCACCGCGCTGCTGGAGAGGGCGCCCGGGCTGGACCCGGCCGCGGTCGGCGAGGTCGTCTGGGGCAATGCGAACGGTGCGGGCGAGGAGAACCGCAACGTCGGCAGGATGGCCGCGCTGCTCGCGGGGCTGCCGACCAGCGTGCCGGGCACGACGGTCAACCGGCTGTGCGGGTCCAGCCTCGACGCCGCGATGAGCGGCTCCCGGACGATCGAGTCGGGGGACGCCGCCGTGGTGGTGGCCGGCGGAGTCGAGTCGATGACCCGGGCGCCGTGGGTGTTGCCGAAGCCTGCCAGGGGCTTCCCGCCCGGGGACCTCGCCGCGGTGTCGACCACACTCGGCTGGCGGCTGGTGAACCCGCGCATGCCGGAGGAGTGGACCGTCTCGCTCGGCGAGGCCAACGAGCGGCTCGGGGAGAAGCACGCCGTCAGCCGGGAGCGCCAGGACGCGTTCGCCCTGCGCTCCCACCGTCTCGCGGCGGCCGCCTGGGACGAGGGCTTCTACGACGACCTCGTCGTGCCCACCGGGGAACTGGAGCGCGACGAGGGCGTCCGCGCCGACACCTCGATGGAGAAGCTGGCCGGGCTCGGGCCGAGCTTCCGCGCGGACGGCACCATCACCGCCGGCAACGCCTCGCCGCTGAGCGACGGCGCCGCCGCCCTGCTGCTCGGCTCGGCCGCCGCCGCCGACCTGATCGGCCTCGACCCCCTCGCCCGCATCGCCGGACGTGGCGCGTTCGCGCTCGACCCGCAGGACTTCGGCTATGCCCCGGTCGAGGCGGCCGAGCGCGCCCTGGCGCGGGCCGGGATCGGCTGGGACCGGGTCGGCGCGGTCGAGCTCAACGAGGCCTTCGCCGTGCAGTCGCTCGTCTGCGTCGACGCCTGGGGTATCGATCCGGAGATCGTCAACACCCGGGGAGGCGCGATAGCGATCGGCCACCCGCTGGGGGCCAGTGGCGCCCGCGTCCTCGGCACGCTCGCGAAGGTGCTCCGCGAGCGCCGCGAGCGCTGGGGCGTCGCCGCGATCTGCATCGGCGTCGGCCAGGGCCTGGCCGTCGTCCTGGAGAACCTGGACCAGCGGGGCACGGAGGCCGGGGCATGA
- a CDS encoding 3-oxoacid CoA-transferase subunit A, with protein MSRTEILESVDDAVRGIEDGSTVLVGGFGFAGMPFDLVDGLIRQGAKDLTIVSNNAGNGDVGLAALLKTGRVRKVVCSFPRQSDSHVFDGLYRAGEIELEVVPQGSLAERMRAAGAGIGAFYCPTGAGTPLAEGKETRTIDGRVHVLEYPIKGDVALISAHRADTMGNLVYRKTARNFGPVMATAATTTIVQVSGIVPVGDLDPEAVVTPAIYVDRVVPVEQRHYTVQGAR; from the coding sequence ATGAGCCGGACGGAGATTCTCGAAAGCGTCGACGACGCCGTCCGCGGGATCGAGGACGGCAGCACCGTCCTGGTCGGAGGCTTCGGCTTCGCGGGCATGCCGTTCGACCTCGTCGACGGGCTGATCCGGCAGGGCGCGAAGGACCTCACCATCGTGTCCAACAACGCCGGCAACGGCGACGTCGGGCTTGCCGCGCTGCTCAAGACCGGGCGCGTGCGCAAGGTGGTCTGCTCCTTCCCCCGGCAGAGCGACTCCCACGTGTTCGACGGTCTGTACCGGGCGGGAGAGATCGAGTTGGAGGTCGTGCCGCAGGGCAGTCTCGCCGAGCGGATGCGCGCGGCCGGCGCGGGCATCGGCGCCTTCTACTGCCCGACCGGCGCCGGCACCCCGCTGGCCGAGGGCAAGGAGACCCGGACCATCGACGGGCGCGTCCACGTCCTGGAGTACCCGATCAAGGGCGACGTGGCGCTGATCAGCGCCCATCGCGCCGACACGATGGGCAACCTCGTCTACCGCAAGACCGCACGGAACTTCGGCCCCGTCATGGCGACGGCCGCGACCACCACGATCGTGCAGGTGTCCGGCATCGTCCCCGTCGGCGACCTCGACCCGGAGGCGGTCGTGACGCCCGCCATCTACGTCGACCGCGTCGTCCCGGTCGAGCAGCGGCACTACACCGTCCAAGGAGCGCGCTGA
- a CDS encoding 3-oxoacid CoA-transferase subunit B, protein MPLTTGPLTPDELAEVVARDIPAGSYVNLGIGRPTKVADHLPDGAGIVLHTENGMLNMGPAAVGDQVDPDLTNAGKVPVTELPGASYFHHADSFAMMRGGHLDVCVLGAFQVSATGDLANWHTGAPDAVPAVGGAMDLAIGAKQVFVMMTLFDKKGRSKLVPACTYPLTGTGCVSRVYTDVAVIDVGPDGAAVRETFGVTVSELRDRLPVPLTTA, encoded by the coding sequence ATGCCCCTCACCACGGGTCCCCTCACTCCGGACGAGCTCGCCGAGGTCGTCGCCCGCGACATCCCGGCCGGCTCGTACGTCAACCTCGGCATCGGCCGGCCCACCAAGGTCGCCGATCATCTCCCCGACGGCGCGGGCATCGTGCTCCACACCGAGAACGGCATGCTCAACATGGGCCCCGCCGCGGTCGGCGATCAGGTCGATCCCGATCTCACGAACGCCGGCAAGGTCCCGGTGACGGAGCTGCCCGGAGCGTCGTACTTCCACCATGCCGATTCCTTCGCCATGATGCGCGGCGGCCACCTCGACGTGTGCGTGCTGGGCGCCTTCCAGGTCTCGGCCACCGGGGACCTCGCCAACTGGCACACCGGTGCCCCCGACGCCGTCCCCGCCGTCGGCGGTGCGATGGATCTGGCCATCGGCGCCAAGCAGGTCTTCGTGATGATGACGCTCTTCGACAAGAAGGGCCGCTCCAAGCTGGTGCCCGCCTGCACTTACCCGCTGACCGGCACCGGCTGCGTCAGCAGGGTCTACACCGACGTCGCCGTCATCGACGTCGGCCCGGACGGGGCGGCGGTCCGCGAGACCTTCGGTGTCACGGTCAGCGAGCTGCGCGACCGGCTCCCGGTCCCCCTCACGACCGCCTGA
- a CDS encoding S26 family signal peptidase, which produces MIRAALAAGALTAAGLLVLAARRGLLLTTVDGTSMEPALRSGDRILVRRTRRVRRGQVTLLRPDDRPRTTLLLKRTVAVPGDHVPAGWADPDVARIGGAPVPPHTLVVLGDNRPASWDSRHYGYVPRHRVVGVMLCRLSGHCPSAAKARPDEASNNSAA; this is translated from the coding sequence GTGATCCGCGCCGCCCTCGCCGCCGGGGCGCTCACCGCGGCCGGGCTGCTGGTGCTCGCGGCACGCCGCGGCCTCCTGCTGACCACCGTGGACGGGACGAGCATGGAACCCGCCCTGCGCTCGGGCGACCGGATCCTGGTGCGCCGTACCCGGCGGGTCCGGCGCGGCCAGGTGACCCTGCTGCGTCCCGACGACCGGCCCCGCACCACGCTGCTGCTCAAGCGGACCGTGGCCGTCCCCGGCGACCATGTGCCCGCCGGCTGGGCCGACCCGGACGTGGCGCGGATCGGCGGCGCGCCGGTGCCGCCGCACACGCTCGTCGTGCTCGGCGACAACCGCCCGGCGAGCTGGGACTCGCGGCACTACGGATACGTCCCGCGTCACCGCGTCGTCGGCGTCATGCTCTGTCGCCTGTCCGGCCACTGTCCATCCGCGGCGAAAGCCCGCCCCGACGAGGCGAGCAACAACTCGGCCGCTTGA
- a CDS encoding ABC transporter ATP-binding protein — protein MSDAPAPDRRIGPRELRASAAATMSLIGRAAPLRVPLFLAVTLATAATPVVTAWLTKLVIDRLTASHGPVAGLALGLVAAGTAGAFLPLAAHYVRSQIGRAAGAAGTDRLFAAAERQVGLRAFEDPAFQDRLRLAQQSVQRLPEIVDGFGGALGGLLSLIGFLASLAVLSPVMTGLVLAAALPALVAEVLLTRRRSAVEWSIERYHRREFFYGQLLTGTAAATEVRLFGIGAFLRLRMMRERRDADRATRRMDLRELRTQGGLTTVSAAVTGAGLWWAVGAARDGALSAGDVTMFLAAAAGVQTALAGLTTAVSGGQARLLAFAHYVAVVGAEPDLPRADGADAPPLRRGIEVRDVWFRYGDDHPWVLRGLDLTIPHGDAVALVGLNGAGKSTLVKLLCRMYDPTRGQILWDGVDLRDIPPEALRARISAVFQDHMNYEMTARDNIALGDLASLGEPGRVEAAAALAGVHDRLAALPRGYDTALTRMFALGEADETTGVVLSGGQWKRVALARALVREGRDLMILDEPGAGLDPEAEHEVHARMREHRRDRASLLISHRLSAVRDADRIVVLREGRIVEQGTHAALMAADGGYARLFRIQASGYQEVT, from the coding sequence GTGTCCGACGCCCCGGCGCCGGACCGGCGGATCGGGCCGCGCGAGCTGCGCGCCTCGGCCGCCGCGACCATGTCGCTGATCGGCCGGGCCGCCCCCCTGCGGGTTCCGCTCTTCCTGGCCGTCACGCTGGCGACGGCCGCGACGCCCGTCGTCACCGCCTGGCTCACCAAACTCGTGATCGACCGGCTGACCGCCTCGCACGGCCCGGTCGCGGGCCTGGCGCTCGGACTGGTCGCCGCGGGGACGGCGGGCGCGTTCCTGCCGCTCGCCGCCCACTATGTGCGGTCCCAGATCGGCCGGGCGGCCGGAGCGGCCGGCACCGACCGGCTGTTCGCCGCCGCCGAACGCCAGGTGGGGCTGCGCGCCTTCGAGGACCCTGCCTTCCAGGACAGGCTGCGGCTCGCCCAGCAGTCCGTCCAGCGCCTCCCCGAGATCGTGGACGGCTTCGGCGGGGCGCTCGGCGGGCTGCTGTCGCTGATCGGCTTCCTGGCCTCCCTCGCGGTCCTCAGCCCGGTGATGACAGGGCTGGTGCTCGCCGCAGCCCTGCCCGCCCTCGTCGCCGAAGTCCTGCTCACCCGTCGGCGCTCGGCCGTGGAGTGGAGCATCGAGCGGTACCACCGCCGCGAGTTCTTCTACGGCCAGCTGCTCACCGGCACGGCCGCCGCCACGGAGGTCCGGCTGTTCGGGATCGGCGCGTTCCTGCGCCTGCGCATGATGCGCGAGCGACGGGACGCCGACAGGGCCACCCGCCGCATGGACCTGCGCGAGCTGCGCACCCAGGGCGGGCTGACCACGGTCAGCGCCGCGGTGACCGGCGCCGGCCTCTGGTGGGCGGTCGGCGCGGCCCGCGACGGCGCGCTCAGCGCCGGGGACGTCACCATGTTCCTGGCCGCGGCCGCGGGCGTGCAGACCGCGCTGGCCGGGCTCACCACGGCGGTGTCCGGTGGCCAGGCACGGCTGCTGGCGTTCGCCCACTACGTCGCCGTCGTCGGCGCCGAACCCGACCTGCCCCGCGCGGACGGTGCGGACGCGCCGCCGCTTCGCCGCGGGATCGAAGTGCGCGACGTGTGGTTCCGCTACGGCGACGACCACCCCTGGGTGCTGCGCGGGCTGGACCTGACGATCCCTCACGGCGACGCCGTGGCGCTCGTCGGCCTGAACGGCGCCGGCAAGAGCACCCTGGTCAAGCTGCTGTGCCGGATGTACGACCCGACCCGCGGGCAGATCCTCTGGGACGGCGTGGACCTGCGCGACATTCCGCCCGAAGCGCTTCGCGCCCGGATCAGCGCGGTGTTCCAGGACCACATGAACTACGAGATGACCGCCCGCGACAACATCGCCCTCGGCGACCTGGCGTCCCTGGGCGAGCCGGGCCGGGTGGAGGCCGCGGCCGCGCTCGCAGGCGTCCACGACCGGCTGGCCGCCCTGCCCCGCGGCTACGACACCGCGCTCACCCGTATGTTCGCGCTCGGCGAGGCGGACGAGACGACCGGCGTGGTGCTGTCCGGCGGGCAGTGGAAGCGGGTCGCGCTGGCCCGGGCGCTGGTCCGCGAGGGCCGGGACCTGATGATCCTCGACGAGCCCGGCGCGGGCCTGGATCCCGAGGCCGAGCACGAGGTGCACGCGCGGATGCGCGAGCATCGCCGAGACCGCGCCAGCCTGCTCATCTCGCACCGGCTGAGCGCCGTCCGCGATGCCGACCGCATCGTGGTCCTGCGGGAGGGACGCATCGTCGAGCAGGGCACGCACGCGGCGCTGATGGCCGCCGACGGCGGTTACGCCCGCCTCTTCCGGATCCAGGCGTCCGGCTACCAGGAGGTCACGTGA
- a CDS encoding TlpA family protein disulfide reductase has translation MPFLAAAVVLLGVLCLLNLLLTVGILRRMREDALRSAGDADGLFALEPGAPVGEFAAVTIDGDPVTHRDLTGMVGFFSADCEACHDLLPSFAGRARDLGTEHVLAVVGGDAPGVVAALRPVARVVLADLDGGPMARAFQNEWTPALYVVGEDGRIAATGTRIDRLPVPAGRG, from the coding sequence ATGCCATTTCTTGCGGCGGCCGTCGTGCTGCTCGGTGTCCTGTGCCTGCTGAACCTGCTGCTGACGGTCGGCATCCTGCGCCGGATGCGGGAGGACGCCCTCCGGTCAGCGGGCGACGCCGACGGCCTGTTCGCCTTGGAGCCCGGCGCCCCCGTGGGGGAGTTCGCGGCGGTGACCATCGACGGCGACCCGGTGACGCACCGCGACCTGACCGGCATGGTCGGGTTCTTCTCCGCCGACTGCGAGGCGTGCCACGATCTCCTGCCGTCCTTCGCCGGCCGAGCTCGCGACCTGGGCACGGAGCACGTCCTCGCGGTGGTCGGCGGCGACGCCCCGGGGGTGGTGGCGGCCCTGCGGCCCGTCGCCAGGGTGGTGCTCGCCGATCTCGACGGCGGCCCGATGGCCCGCGCGTTCCAGAACGAGTGGACCCCCGCCCTCTACGTGGTCGGCGAGGACGGGCGGATCGCCGCGACCGGCACTCGGATCGACCGGCTCCCGGTGCCGGCCGGCCGGGGCTGA
- a CDS encoding NAD(P)-binding domain-containing protein: MKRIGIIGVGEIGRAIVDGLYYRGDDAPEVFLSPRGARTAAELSEHYEGVRVCPDNQAVVDRSEIVIIAVRRPDRHEALAGLVVADDKIVINVMAGVGGDDLRRTLATDAPLVRAIPLPAIRERRSVTVTYPSHPVADSLFEHLGGALPVADEAAFDVFSALTGTLTTHYSYLAALTSWAVGHGIASDDAESYVRSLFQGVGRALNDETRTLQQLAANHETPKGNNERIRTTWFTRANSEALAQALDDLLAGLRGQRGSVRR, translated from the coding sequence ATGAAGCGCATCGGCATCATCGGGGTGGGAGAGATCGGCCGAGCCATCGTGGACGGCCTGTACTACCGGGGCGACGATGCGCCCGAAGTGTTCCTCTCCCCTCGCGGAGCCCGCACCGCCGCGGAGCTGTCCGAGCACTACGAAGGCGTGCGGGTGTGTCCCGACAACCAGGCGGTGGTGGACCGCTCCGAGATCGTGATCATCGCTGTACGCCGTCCGGACCGGCACGAAGCACTCGCCGGCCTGGTGGTGGCCGACGACAAGATCGTGATCAACGTGATGGCCGGCGTCGGCGGCGACGACCTGCGCAGGACACTGGCCACCGACGCCCCGCTCGTAAGGGCCATCCCGCTGCCCGCCATACGCGAACGCCGCTCCGTCACGGTGACGTACCCGTCCCACCCGGTGGCGGACTCCCTTTTCGAGCACCTGGGCGGGGCGCTCCCAGTCGCGGACGAGGCGGCCTTCGACGTCTTCTCCGCACTGACGGGGACGCTGACCACCCACTACTCCTACCTCGCCGCGCTCACCTCCTGGGCCGTCGGCCACGGCATCGCCTCCGACGACGCGGAAAGCTACGTGCGCAGTCTCTTCCAGGGGGTCGGTCGTGCCCTGAACGACGAGACCCGGACCCTGCAGCAACTCGCGGCCAACCATGAGACCCCGAAGGGGAACAACGAGCGCATACGCACCACCTGGTTCACCCGTGCCAACTCGGAAGCCCTCGCTCAGGCTCTCGATGACCTCCTCGCCGGCCTGAGGGGACAACGGGGCAGCGTTCGGCGATAA
- a CDS encoding threonine ammonia-lyase, with the protein MDLEVARIEKALRVIDPVFLNTPQYLDEQLCRALGGRAVTVKLETANPVRSFKGRGADLMLSTMAPGTPVVCASSGNFGQAVAYAGRARGMPVEVFVPETVNPAKRERMETFGARVVTAGADGSSARRAAAAHAESHPDRIHLQDGLQAAIAEGAGTIGVELTRGAPGASGFDAVVLPVGDGALINGVARWMKQHAPGTRIVGVNAEGAPSMLESLRAGRAVRLDRARTFADGIAVCGPLEASVRRARALVDEIVLVSDEAIAAAMELAARTLGIVLEPAGAAGLAAIAEGVVAGDRSATVLTGANPRPEQAGELAARLTRTAQASSLAGRMKEKT; encoded by the coding sequence ATGGATCTGGAAGTTGCGCGGATCGAGAAGGCCCTAAGGGTGATCGATCCGGTGTTCCTCAACACCCCGCAGTACCTCGACGAGCAGCTGTGCCGGGCGCTGGGCGGCCGCGCGGTGACGGTGAAGCTGGAGACGGCCAACCCGGTGCGCAGCTTCAAGGGCCGGGGCGCCGACCTGATGCTGAGCACAATGGCCCCCGGCACTCCGGTGGTGTGCGCAAGTTCGGGCAACTTCGGGCAGGCCGTCGCCTACGCGGGACGGGCCCGCGGGATGCCGGTCGAGGTGTTCGTGCCCGAGACGGTCAATCCCGCCAAGCGGGAGCGGATGGAGACCTTCGGCGCCCGGGTCGTCACGGCGGGGGCCGACGGCTCGTCGGCGCGGAGGGCCGCAGCCGCCCATGCCGAGAGCCATCCTGACCGGATCCACCTGCAGGACGGCCTGCAGGCCGCGATCGCCGAGGGCGCCGGGACGATCGGAGTCGAGCTGACCCGTGGCGCACCGGGCGCTTCGGGCTTCGACGCCGTCGTACTCCCGGTCGGCGACGGCGCCCTGATCAACGGCGTGGCACGCTGGATGAAGCAGCACGCCCCCGGCACCCGGATCGTGGGGGTCAACGCCGAAGGCGCTCCCTCGATGCTGGAGAGCCTGCGCGCCGGCCGCGCGGTCCGCCTCGACCGCGCTCGCACCTTCGCCGACGGGATAGCGGTGTGCGGCCCGCTGGAGGCGTCGGTGCGGCGAGCCCGCGCCCTGGTGGACGAGATCGTCCTGGTGAGCGACGAGGCCATCGCCGCCGCCATGGAGTTGGCGGCGCGCACGCTGGGGATCGTACTGGAACCGGCGGGGGCGGCCGGCCTGGCGGCGATCGCCGAGGGTGTGGTCGCCGGCGACCGGTCGGCGACGGTGCTGACCGGCGCCAACCCCCGTCCCGAACAGGCGGGGGAGCTGGCGGCCCGGCTCACCCGCACCGCGCAGGCGTCGAGTCTCGCCGGACGCATGAAGGAGAAGACATGA